The following are from one region of the Silene latifolia isolate original U9 population chromosome 9, ASM4854445v1, whole genome shotgun sequence genome:
- the LOC141601300 gene encoding uncharacterized protein LOC141601300 codes for MSLKGYSIKGGYEWLSPAHVTFDWTALVWNNWNIPKHSMTTWLRMHKGMNTKSKLVRFGCCVDDLCILCQRQPETMEHLFTNCVYTVRVQTHLVQWYGGSFPTVNNLIVVSKNNMQWKIKVAMFNAFNYSIWYQRNNVRINDCLLRPEIVAARIEEDIRRRVKLKCRAVDNQTVLSWLQSMGVI; via the coding sequence ATGAGTCTTAAAGGATACTCTATCAAGGGTGGATATGAGTGGCTATCTCCTGCTCATGTTACCTTTGACTGGACTGCTCTTGTGTGGAACAATTGGAACATCCCAAAACACTCTATGACTACCTGGCTTAGAATGCATAAAGGAATGAATACGAAGAGTAAATTAGTCAGGTTTGGTTGCTGTGTAGATGATCTGTGTATACTGTGTCAGAGACAGCCTGAAACTATGGAGCACCTGTTCACAAACTGTGTGTATACTGTCAGAGTTCAGACCCATCTGGTACAGTGGTATGGTGGCTCTTTCCCTACTGTGAACAACTTGATTGTAGTCAGCAAAAATAATATGCAGTGGAAGATCAAGGTTGCTATGTTCAATGCCTTTAACTATTCTATTTGGTATCAAAGAAATAATGTCAGGATTAATGACTGTCTATTAAGACCTGAAATAGTTGCTGCTCGAATAGAGGAGGATATTAGGAGAAGAGTTAAACTGAAATGCAGGGCAGTTGATAACCAGACTGTCCTCAGTTGGCTGCAAAGTATGGGAGTGATATGA